The genome window GCTTAATATTAGACCAATGTGTGATTCAATTATTGGGTTAGCTTATACTTTCTTGTCTTAAACAAAATGCACTACCCACCAGTATTTATAACGAGCTTGCAACTGACCAAATTACAGAAcgaaatgggaaaaattaaaataattactggACAGCTAGAgtatagagtttattttttaaagcaggctgCTTTAATCAGTTCCTAGTTAGCTTACTAAACTTGGGGAACACGTATGGGAAAGCCAATTTAAAAACTGTTATGGGTGAAAAACCACAACTTTGTTCTATTTCACACAGAAGATAGCTAGTTAACGTCTTAACAGTAActattcttaaatttgtttttaagttaattttaaactttgaaaCGAGAATTTACCAAATTTATTCAGATAAGAGCTTGTCTTAACAGAACACAAACAATATGGGTACCCAGGGACACTTAATTCCtaacacatatacatattatttccTAATAAAATCTTCAACACAAGTAAATTACttctgccaaaaaaataaaaaaattttttttcagactaAGGTCTATCACTCACAGACCCTAAATACAAATGACTAATACAtccattttaattcccttttaaAAGACaactatttatttacttgtgtgCCCATTGTTCCAGGTCTTAAAACCAGCTAATTAGCCCCTGCCAATCGTCCCAGCTTGTACCCCTTGCAGACACCGCTACTACTGGTGAAAACAGATTTTGGCAGCCTCTTTCGAAGTCTACATAATCAAGGTtccgcctcccccctccctgctacAGCGGGCCTACCTCTTCAAAATGCTCACCCCGCCCAAGGCCCAGCACCTCCACCGCGCATCTGTCTAGGCCAAGCCCAGTAAGAACTTCCAAGGACCCACATCCTTCCCTTTGTGCATCCCCGctctccatttctcttcctcGTTACGTAGCCCACCATCTCGAGCTCTTTCTTCGTCCACTCttatcttcttctccttttggAAAAAGCTTCCTGCCTCTCTGACTTCGTTTTTCATTGTGCCGCTTTCCCCCTGCTCCACCGATCCCTTACCGAGGGCCGTCTCCTCAGGAAGCCGTCAGCAGAGACCCAAGAGCTGGAGCAGAGGCTTGAGCCGGACAATCTCCGCTCCCCGTCCCCGGGACCCCGCGAAGGAGGATGGCTCTCCATTTCACTCACCATGAGGCCTCCACGCTCCGCTCCCGTCCCCGGCCTCATCGTCGGGCTCAGACTGCTCCGCCGGCGGCCACTGCCGCTACACATACCAACAAGAAGCGATCTGAGTGGCTGGCGCCCGCTGGGGCCAAAGGTTAAAGGCTGCCCTGCGCTACGGGGCGGGATCAGCGGGGCCAATAAGCTGACAGGCTTTCCCACTGTCCAATCAGAGTGCGCGGCCGACACGCAGCCCTGCAGCGATTCgcccccagcctcagcctcacTCGGCGTCGCCTGCATGGAGGGGGGGTAGGGGGACGGAGGAAGTTTCTGCGCCTCCGCCGGGAAAACTCCACCAACTTTCCCCGGGGACGGGAAGACAACCGTGTCCCAGCTTCCCGAGCTTAGACCACCTCACCCCGTAGGGGGTGGGGCAGTTGGGGCCTGCCACCTTTACTCCCTACGCCCCACAAACCTGAGGCtacccggggtggggtgggggtggggttagCAGCTTCTAGCGTTAGCGGTGGCCGGGGCCAGGCGCGCGCGCGGTGCtcgaggaggaggagagggggcgGGGAACAGGAGGGGGGTTCCTTAGGAGAGGGTTCGAGCTCCGTACGCACCAGCTGGAGAGCCCGCGGAGGGGGCGGGAAGGAGGCGTGTCGAGTAGCGTGGAGGGAAGTTGTGATAGGGGCGGGGGGAACAATGcgaaaggaagggaagggcagtTAAGGCGAGGGGAGAACGGGGCCAGAGAGGAGTAGGGCTGTATAGCggaagaagggagaaagcaaATCGGTTCGGAAATGTGAATCAGAGGGGTATGGGCGGGCGCTAGGACCGGGCGTCGAAAAGATGCGGCTTTTGGGCTGCCGGGGCGCGCGCTTGCCTGGAGGTGACGCGGCCGTGGCGGAGGTCTCTGGCCGGGACGAAGCACTGCGGGGAGAGGAGACTTGGCTACCTTTGGCCTCGGCTCGCCTCTTTCTGTGcacttctctgcttcctttccttcctattGAGTTGGGGTAGTGCTCTGGCCCAGGGGCGCCAAACCTTTCTTTAGATCCCACTGCACCTTCCCCACCCAGTTGCGCACCTTTGCGCACCCCTGCGCGCCAATGCCGTGTGGTGGAGGCTGTGGGGGGGCCTGGCCGCTGATTGGCTGCTgcgagggcggggcggggcgggtggGATTCTCTCGACCTCCGCTGGCCCTCTCGTCTTTCCCGCCATGTCGTTCGTGGAGAGCGGGAGGCGCTCGGCTGGTCTGCGCCGACGTCTCGACACCCCTGTCACGTTTTCCCGGCCGGCGTTTTCCGCCTTCGCTCAGGGGGATAGTTGGGGTGAGGGTGAAGTGGACGAGGAGGACGGATGCGACCAAGTGGCCCGTGACCTGCGGGCGGAGTTCTCGGCCGGGGCGTCGTCGGAGCCTAGAAAGGGCTCTCTGTTCCAGCGGGACGGGGACGGGTCTCCAGTTCTGCCCGATAAACGCAATGGTATTTTCTCGGTGGTTGCGGGCGGCCGAGCCCAGGCTCGGCGGTGGCCGGTCCAGGTCCTCTCAATTCTTTGTTCGCTGCTGTTCGCCATCCTCCTCGCCTTCCTCCTCGCCATCGCCTACCTGATCGTAAAAGGTACTGAAGCTCCGGCCTGGAAAGTCTGTCCAGAGTAAAGTTGAGCCTGGACGTGACTCTTGCCTTTCATCTCTCACCTCCCCATCAAAGGCCGGCAAGTTGGTAGTGGTTTTCACCCAGAGTCCTCATTGGCACCTTTCTTTGCTCAtctcctttgttttgttctctgaatGGTGGTGGACCCTGGTCCAAGCTTAGGACACCCTTTTTAAGAAAGCGTCTTGATTAAATGGGTAGTCTTGAGGAAACAATAGAGGCAGTGAACACTTGGGGTGAAATGTTGGCAAAATTAAGCAATATGTAGGACAACAATCATTAAAAGCGGGTGAAAAGTGTGTGCGATTAAAATAGGCTATACATATTCAAAGACTTTATTTAATTCACAAATGGTTAAAGGTTTGCTATCCACTGATTCCTTTGTACACGCAtagaattccagaaagaaaggatTTCCATCCCACGGTCTAAAGTTCTActtttatagataaaataattaGCTCCTCTTGATTTTGTATTAGGTTTTCAACCGAGTGTAGTGGTAAAGTTTTATAAGAGGAGCTAGATAAcctattattttaatgattattagTTTTATTGAGTGTGATGTTTATATATCAGCCAGATTGGAATAGAAAGAGATGTGCTGTGAAAGATTTTTCAAAGTTTATACTGTAAACTATATGGCTGGATATTTATATTACAGTGGAAAGAATCAGACGAGTTTAAATCTAAGTTCTCATTCgtgtgtgactttggccaagttattgacaaagaaaaattaaaacaaaaactactttAGTTCTGTGAGAAGCACCCAACAGGTTGCCACTCAAATGTTAGTTTTACTTCACTAAATAGAATTAAATCAGCTTAActccagttttaatttttcctcattGCTTCCAAGCTCCTACTGGATTGCAGATGGCAGCTAACAACTTAGGCTTGATTTTCATACACAAGACAGGTTGGCAAGTTAATGTGAACCTCTTTATACAATGATATTGGGTGTAAACTGTCAATGTTAAATATGTGGGTGTCAGTGTTCCTTTCCTCTTTCACTCCCCTCTTTTTTTCACTGTATCTCGGAGAGAGTTTAGTAGGTTATTTCCCTTGTGCTGtgaaagatttcctttttatCATTAAGTCACAAAACTTGTTAAGTGGAATCCATTGCAGAAGACACTGAGTTGTGCTTACTTTTGAGAATGGGAGAAAGGAACCTAATACGCTGTGTAATTtgcattacataaaatattttcaggagcacctggctgacAGTCATGGGAAGAGCATGTGATTTgaggttttgagtttgagccccacattgggtgtagagattaaataaataaacttaaaatattttcataacaaCTCTAAGAAGCTTTGTGTATATTTGGCAGTTGACTCGTACATGCTTTTTTTGCATACCGAAGGTCCCATAGCTAGTAAATGGGAATCAAAATTTGGACCCATTTGTTTCTGACTCCATAGCACTTTCCACAACTCCACAATATTTTCCCAGCCTTTGATCTACTATTCAAATTGTAAAATCATCCTTTTTACTCAAGCCCCTTTTTTTGTATTTACAGAGTTACATGCTGAGAATTTAAAGACTGAAGAGGACATAGACACTGGGCTACTAGGTATAAACTTAACTGTCACTTGATTTgcttttgagttcatttttattttttgagatcaTGTTTAAACTACAAAATTTTGGGTAAAATAATATAATCCCTTGTGCAATTCATTCAGTcttaattattttgtgtttgtgtgtggtaaattttattagattttctttttatatatacttggtgtgtgtgtgtatacaccacacaCACTAGAAATACAATTTGAACACAACTGTATGTGACAAAGACCCAGAGACTATTTAACATTTTCTAGTTACTTTCTGGAAAAGTCTTCTTACACTTTTTCCCAggaattaaaaacatacaaagaaaaattccTCATGATCTTAGCAAAGATGACATCTTAAGCAGACCTCAGGAGAAATTTAGGTTTCTATCTCCTTATaagaacttgtttttaaaaaaatgtaaaaagtattgGGCATACTTGCACAGGTTAATGATGACTAAGAGTCAGACTTGAGTTTCTATAGAATGTCTATAGAATACTATACAGAGGGGCTCCTGAATGGCTCagttcttaagcgtctgccttcagctcagggtccctgctttccctctccctgctgctcccctgcttgtgctctctctcttgtatttatttctttctgcCAAAATGATTTGAAGCGTCCAGAACTTTACGTGTTTGGGTTATTTTACTCCTGTTTGCTGTAATTTATTTGATTAATCATTctgaattgggaaaaaaaatggttgaGATCCTATCCTGCATGTCACCCCCTCTCCCAATTTTAGCTGACCTATTTAATCTACCTCTTCAAGGCTAATGCCCTCACAGTGATACAAAATACAGTTTGACTGTTTTTACAGAAGGGGATACCTTTATcttcaaattatagaaacaaattAGTTTGTTAGATGTCCCATGAAAACTTTTCTATGGTCTTCTCAACTTCTTGCATGAGAAAATGTACTTTAGAGTTACACGTTTTATCAATGTGTATTGTTACACTGTTCCGTCTCTAAAAACAGCCAAGATTATGAGGCTTTTCATAGCATTTATTGATCTGTCAATTTCACGCCACAAGAATAGAACAGAATCTTAAGAACTAGGCATGAATTCTATGTTGCTATTTAAAAGTTGGCAAGCTTCATTCACATTTATGAAAAGCATAGGTGGCACTTGTCATCTGAAGGAACGGCTTGTGCAGTATCAAAAGGAATATAATAAGGCTTTGTGATTGCCCTGcttctttttccacttttttggaTGTGCCTGATAGATACCTAATACTATGACAGCAAATATGAAGATCATTAAGTGTTTGCTAATGGCATGAATTCACTTTCAAGATTTAGGAACAATCTCAGGAGTGAGGAGAAATTGCTGTATCTTTGTGACAAAAAAACTGTACTAAACAATAGTTATGCCAAAACAAAAATCCTTATTTTGAACCAGTGCTTTAGTGGTCAAATAGAGTATGCTCAACATCTAGTGGATTAATTCAGTTTCCCGGGGATAACTTTAAAGTGGGCATAATTATCTTtataacaaatattcattataaCGTGTAATAGAAAACGCTGTTTTATAGCAAGAGTATAGAATTCTTAACCTGTCTCAGAGAAGCAGTGCCAATATGAGTAAGCTCCTATAAAGTTGAGGTTATTGAAATAACACTTGCCCTTACATTGTTCTAAGCTGGAATTCTCTTCCATTGGGAGAAAAATACAACATAAcctctttacagaaaaatgttttgaCTTGACTACTAGCCTCCATTTAAAAGTCCAATTGAGACAGCTGATTGTTGAAAATGGGCCAGTTTTTTCAAAGTTTGACTTGGATTCAAATTAACCTTGAGTTAACTTAGATATGAAGAAGATTGCTGCATTAGCTTATCCTTGAAGTAATGCCTGTGGAATTATATCCTTACCTGTTTATAATTGATATAAAAGTTTTCACATGAAGAAACAATCTTTCATAAAAACTGTTGAATTTGTCCACTATTTACAGGAAAAGCAGAATGCAGCCTTTTTAAATCCTACTGATTTTGTTGTatttcattgcatttattttgCCTTGTTTGCTAGGTACCTCATAGGTAAGTGTAATGTTTGATTGTTTTGTGTATTACCCTTTTTTTGCTGTAATTATTATTGTCTATACTCCTTATCTTTATATTTCAGTGAttcctatttaaattttattataaatttcctCAATTCTTTGAGAATCAGCTGGTTTTTAGAATCAAATAATGTAAGCATAGTAACTTCTCCCATCAAAGAGTTCTCTTTCTAGAcagattaataaaaattttgcacactatagatttttttattgcaATTTAAGCCTAGTCCAAGATTGGTAAAGCTCATTAAGAGCAGATTTTAGCAGCAGCTCTCGCTTTAGTATGCTTAAGAATGACCtggactttcttttaaaaagtacttctgggttttctttcaGCCCAGGGTAGACTCCAAGAATCTTCATTTTTTACAGGTGATTTTGATGCCCCAcagtttaagaaatactttttgcAGGGTgagaatctcattttttaaaagtgtagttttttttgtttttgaagattttatttttaagtaatctctgtacccaacatggggctcaaacttaggaccacaagatcaagagtcgcacattctactgactgaaccagccaggggcccctaaaaAGTGTGTTTAAGAGCATTTAAAATCCTTGCAAGTTGACTAGTGACAGACTGATAAGATATAACGTATAACCACAAATGTCTCTTAAGAAACCTAACTTCGAAAGGATCTGCGACACTGCCATTCTCTTGTCATCTTTGCCTAAAAGAAGTCTTCATGGGaaattgtttataatttaaacaaaagaGGTTCATGATGAGCATGGTATCAGTGCATTTGGGGAGTTAATTGATCCTAATGGCTAATAGGATTAGGCTATCAGTGTTCATCTTTATTGGTGAGGTAGACCAGCCAGGGAGGTGTGAGAGATAATGTCACCTGGTTTTGGAACTCATCTCCCCTAATCTTCCCTAGGTGGCATTGGAAGGGCTTTCCTTTTATAATTGTCCTACAAACCATCCCCTACTGTAAGCCTGTTTTTCAGGgagataaataaaacttaagttttaaaattgcattttagtCCTTCCTGCTAAAGGTTATTCTCAGGCCAAATTGATTGCACTAATATACAACATAtgaattgtttcatttttgtacATTGACTTTTGTATCTGTCACATTTTCCAAGTTTTATGACTTTTCACACACTTCGttctatttccaatttttgcattttttttcagagtctTACTACAGGGTGTGATAAAATGACCTTTTATTTGAGGCAAACCTGAAATAAGCAcataagaaaaatagaaggatTTGCTGTTACCAAAAAATGCTTAATCTAAGACTATTGTCATTAAATTAAATGTAGGACTAGTACTTTTAATATACATGTGGTAAGTATGCCATATAGGAATTGTAATCGACTTCATGGAGTTCCTTCAGTCTgaaaagcttttgatttttggTACTTGTCACTGTTTGACATCTACTAGTTAATAGTTAACATTAAGTCCCTCTTGTGGATAAGACCAGATATCTAGCATCTTGCATTGTCAAGGGCTATTGTTTTTAAGCTGCCCATCTAGTTCTGCTTTATGATTGAGATGTTTACAGGCTTCTGAACATTTACAGAGATGATTGATATCTACTCAGTTTAATCAAAGATGAAGCCAACTCATTTGAAGAGTTTATCAGTTATTTACTCTGCCAAGAGATAAGTGAGACTCTACCTTCATAATTTCATGATACAGAACATTAGAGACTTGGTAAAAATTTCGAAGAGAAAGGGTGTGTTGGGAAGTGACCCATTCTTTTAGAAAGGCACAGGTTGAAAACAACCACTCAGTTTCTTCCTTACAGTGAAAAATGACTGAAACTGTGAACTTGAACTATTTTCAGTGAATGTATGACTGTTGTAATTTGAGGCCACTGTGTATTAAGGATATGATATAGTGCTCTCTGAAGCTGGGTGGGGTAACTCAAATATTTCATGGAAAATTTCACTAATACATTATCCTATTCTGTGGCGGGGTTTGTAAAATTGTGTGTATTGCTTATTCATATTAGTTAAAGAATGGTGACTAaggcaaaaaagaagagaaaaatgaaagcccAAAAGGACTGGAAGGATGCAACCAAAATTTTAGATAGTTTACCTGGGTTTTAGATCTTATTATTCTCTATTTTCTGTAATGAATGACTCTAACTCTCAATAAGAAAaactttgtttaaagaaaagcacaaatttaagtttagaaaaatataagtaaCACATTCAGCAATTAATAATACTTTTAACCTTTACAACATGcaaactttattaatttttttacatgtgtTATTTCACCTAGTATTACCAACCGTCCTGGCATTCATCCGTATAAATTATCTTCTGAACCAAAATTCACCACCATGtatattagaatttttatgtCACAAGACAGTTTAGGCACAATAGTAAGGGACAAACAGTATGGGTTATTAGCAAGAATTACCATTGTGCAGCCAAATTATTAGTCATAAAAATCATTGCGGTCTCCCTACTACATAGAAGCAGTAATGAGAAGCACACATTGGGAGCTCTAAATCTCAAGAAATTGGTGATCTGGGGGATGTTTCTTAGGCTAATGAAGTAAAACTTTAGCTGGCATTAGAATTAGCTGGAAGACTTAAAACTTATTTTACTAGACTTCACCTGttctagagtttctgattcactaggtgtgggatggagcccaggaattctgcatttttaataagtttcTAGTGATGCTGATGCTTGTAGTTCATGAAAACCACTGGTCTAGTAGTTCCCAAACCTGACATaatcaacaacaagaaaaccctgcagattttcttttttcgAAATTACAAGATCTCAGAACCTATCCTTAACTACTCAAAGTTAAAGTCACTTAACTGGCTTCATGCTTTAATGCTCAATATAATGCAAGGTCTGTTGGACccagttttcaattctcttgagcAATACTATTTGTAAAAGTGGATATTTTgtgacttttattctttcttgggGCATTTTCCAGAGACTAAAGTTGAGTTATGTTTTTGATGCAATAAAGCTTATTTAATCTTGAAATATTGGTCTATTGGATCCTTTTATAAATCTAAGATACATTATGAGATTTTAGTGATCTTTTCTATGTCTTAAATTCTTTCTCcctattttctctccctctatcaaatgaataagtcttaaaaaaatggtggaatcataaaaatatgcaatagaaTTGTGGCTATGTGTACTGCTATGAAAGGTCTCAAACATTGTTATGTAGGAAAAGTAAAGCACAGGACAGTTTTTCTGGTGAGAATTCCACTTGTggaaaatggaatatatatatacctacgTTACCTAGGTAactataatttttagaaaaggtGCACAACAAACTTATTTGATTGCTTTTAGGAGTGGAATTGGTGAATTGAGGTAGGAAGACTTTAACTTTTATATGCTTTTGTACTGTTTACAAATTATGTTAACTCTTGGTAAAATGGGGTTACATAACATTAATTGTCAAGTTTTTAGCTTCAGGATTCTGGAGGAAGGGACTTGTTACAGATTTAGTTATTCCTAGGTGCCACCAAGTATGGCTTTTCTGCTTGTTCACAAACAAATTGAGTTACTTTCTGAAGCATAAGCACTTTTAGACCACGATATTACAGTGTACTTTTTTAGACCTTTCATTGTGAATTGACTTTTATCAGCGGTGTAACTGTTGATCAGttcaaagtaaatataaaataaaaaagcccaAAGTGAGACAAACACTTAGATTGTGGAATAGTGGTCAGTTTTGAAAACTCAAGAATATTCTTGTATTAATTTTGACAGATACTCTTTTAAAGACCCTGAATGGAAAAGCTTGATGGGCTCTAGAGAGCCTCCGactttgttacttttttaatgtgttattttgtaactttctcacttttttttagaTACTTAGAAGTTTCCATCGTTCCACAGCAGTCCCCAAACAGATAGTTGATTTTTCATAATTACTGTCTTTGTTCTGCAGACTTTATGTATTATACGATATTAAACTTAGCGTAAACTTGTcaattattttctcccctttAGCAGTATTCATCTAAATTATAACAAGTAATAGCTATTTGGCAGAATAACCATCCTTAAGTTGTGGCTGTACATTAAGTAcgcttataatttttattttggtccCCTATCTCACTGTTGGCAGGAAGGTTGTACCTCAGTCTCTGCTGAGGTTCTCTCTACCTAGTCCCGGGTTGGGTTAAGGTTCTAAAGTCTGACATTGTGCCAGGACATTGGGGTGGGGTGCAATCTAGTCCTCAAAACATTTGCTCAAGTGAGTTACTGCTGAAACATCTTGCTTTCTGGCCAGAATGGCCTTTCAGATGTCGTACTTTTATAGCCACATCACCATCTGCTCTTTCTATGCCCCACTTAGGGGAGAGACATCTGTAGGCCTGGCTCTGGGCCCATCTGTCAAGATACTGTATATAGCTATAATCCCTCTGGACTGTTGTGTGGCCTCTCCATGGCTCTGCCAGGAAGCCCCAGCAGTACTAGCCCCCCTTctccatatatacacacaagggCAAACAGATACACCACTTTCTTCAAACAAGGAGAAATCTTTCTCACCTGTGCATTAAGCCCTcgctttctttctccttgttctaCACAAACATTTTGTCTGTATCCCAATCAACTCATTATCTTTCATGTCTATTCAAGATATTTTGTGTTGGTCTACCCTCCTCTTGCTTGTATCTATCCTAGTTCCcttaatcattttgcaacataaaaACCAAAGAGACACTGggactatttttctttctcacatccTTCTGGAGCAGTGAATACACAGTCCGCTATCATTTAAAAGGGGGTAAAGGAAAGGGAACTAGTGAGAAAAAATTAAGgttaatctttcaaaaaatacattGTCACAGTATTTCTTAATACTTCATTGCTCTGAGTTTGTCTTTTAGCTATTAGTCTATTACTGGGCTTTGTATGGATTACAAACAGACTTATGCACATATTTCTTAACTACTTCTTGCTAAAAGGCATCTTGGTTGCACATTTGTGCAGCCAGGAAATTTGGTAATTCGTAAGTCATTCTCAACTGTAGTCTTCTCAacctttcctccctcccagtACTACTGAGGCCTATGACACACACTTAGTAAACTCTCTTAAGGAGGCAGTTTGAATATATATCTAAAAACCGTCAAATTAATCTATTCCCTCTATTCTCActtttttcatttccctctttcttccatttctcagTCTTTTACCCCTTCCTTGAGTCCAATATAATACTATGCTTTTGACTTaagatttctttgagaaaatcttGCAGTCTTCCACTCTGACTGAAACTAAAACCTAGGTCCCAACCCATTTGTAAATTGGGAGTTAAATTTTGTTCATATACTGAGGAAAATTGAAGAATCAGATTAGGTTTATAATGTTTATAGGAAAGCTATAAAGAGTAGACactgtaaattctttttttttttttgcctttttttattatgttagtcaccatacattccatcattagtttttgatgtagtgttccatgattcattgtttgcatataacacccagtgctccatgcagaacgtgccctctttaatacccatcaccaggctaacccatccccccacccccctcccctctagaaccctcagtttgtttttcagagtccatagtctcttatggttcatctccccctccttttctccccccttcattcttcccctcctgctatcttctttttttttttttttaacatataatgtattatttgcttcagaggtgcagatctgtgattcaacagtcttgcacacttcacagcactc of Halichoerus grypus chromosome 4, mHalGry1.hap1.1, whole genome shotgun sequence contains these proteins:
- the ARL6IP6 gene encoding ADP-ribosylation factor-like protein 6-interacting protein 6 isoform X2, which encodes MSFVESGRRSAGLRRRLDTPVTFSRPAFSAFAQGDSWGEGEVDEEDGCDQVARDLRAEFSAGASSEPRKGSLFQRDGDGSPVLPDKRNGIFSVVAGGRAQARRWPVQVLSILCSLLFAILLAFLLAIAYLIVKELHAENLKTEEDIDTGLLGFWTLLIISLSAGFSCCSFSWTVTYFDSFEPGMFPPTPLSPAKFKKLTGHSFHMGYSMAILNGIVAALTVAWCLM
- the ARL6IP6 gene encoding ADP-ribosylation factor-like protein 6-interacting protein 6 isoform X3; amino-acid sequence: MSFVESGRRSAGLRRRLDTPVTFSRPAFSAFAQGDSWGEGEVDEEDGCDQVARDLRAEFSAGASSEPRKGSLFQRDGDGSPVLPDKRNGIFSVVAGGRAQARRWPVQVLSILCSLLFAILLAFLLAIAYLIVKAPTGLQMAANNLGLIFIHKTELHAENLKTEEDIDTGLLGFWTLLIISLSAGFSCCSFSWTVTYFDSFEPGMFPPTPLSPAKFNSLLSCF
- the ARL6IP6 gene encoding ADP-ribosylation factor-like protein 6-interacting protein 6 isoform X1, with amino-acid sequence MSFVESGRRSAGLRRRLDTPVTFSRPAFSAFAQGDSWGEGEVDEEDGCDQVARDLRAEFSAGASSEPRKGSLFQRDGDGSPVLPDKRNGIFSVVAGGRAQARRWPVQVLSILCSLLFAILLAFLLAIAYLIVKAPTGLQMAANNLGLIFIHKTELHAENLKTEEDIDTGLLGFWTLLIISLSAGFSCCSFSWTVTYFDSFEPGMFPPTPLSPAKFKKLTGHSFHMGYSMAILNGIVAALTVAWCLM